From Streptomyces sp. TLI_105, the proteins below share one genomic window:
- a CDS encoding BTAD domain-containing putative transcriptional regulator, with amino-acid sequence MSPLAFRVLGPLQVHGPDGPLRLPPGRQEVILAALLLETNRVVSTNHLVDLIWEDNPPETARTQVQICVSRLRKLLAGADGEVSITTRPPGYVLHTDAGNVDAALFTGLVLRARRLRERGELDQAVRLLRDAVTLWQGDCLSGLDSGPLANKARQLNEERLTAVELRIQLELELGRYDGLVGELQRLTHEHPLREKLRGQLIQALYWSGRQAEALEAFRTARRFLAEELGLEPSRELRELESAILAGRLSAPAPVRVPGDRAEEETAGAKPEEDPEPAAAPPSPEALRQDAVPHQLPAAVADFVSDPGRLAALEEALTGRPGRTTVGLAAITGKPGTGKSTLAVHVAHMLSETGFPDGQLYCDLRGTTGTPATPEEVLGRFLRALGIPGQLIPESLDERAEMYRTRLASRRVLVVLDDAAGEGQVLPLLPGSRGCAVLVTGRARLTALPGAHRVELDVLAEDQALELLSRIVGRERVAGEAAAAEALVRTVGRLPLALRIVAARLAARPHWTLASMVQRLANERHRLDELTHGEMTMRASLSLTYEGLAPEDRRLLRLLSMAQAPTLPSWLAGALLDDRRPFPSDLMEPLVDVQMLDVAGVERTGGFRYRFHEIIRVYAREQLAAHHTPEARQEALARMAGGWMHLAQQAHRKVYGGDFTVLHGDAPRWEPPASYTDEVLADPLAWLDAEQASLCGMVEHTAHAGLHDLSWNLATSLVTLFEVRGHYDLWEQTHLSALAAVRKAGNLRGTAAIRASLGSLYMSRNQFDTARQALNSALDVFQALDEPMGEALCRRDMALIARTNGDDSAALELYRRSLADFDRAGDVVGRAIVLTQSAHIRMRQGEIAEAQSQLDEALDIYEGVGYTGGRARTLRRVGQLLLEQGRSDLAVLTFTEVLELCRDSGDVIGEGHLLRDLGHAFVIMGRPDRARDFYDRAVAAREGVMDFSGGALARLDLARLLDAEPGRSRELLVPAVEVFRERRMGRELAEAERLLATGC; translated from the coding sequence ATGTCGCCCCTCGCCTTCCGGGTCCTGGGGCCGCTGCAGGTCCACGGCCCCGACGGGCCGCTGCGGCTCCCGCCCGGCCGCCAGGAGGTGATCCTCGCGGCGCTGCTCCTGGAGACGAACCGGGTGGTCAGCACCAACCACCTGGTGGACCTCATCTGGGAGGACAACCCGCCGGAGACCGCCCGCACCCAGGTGCAGATCTGCGTGTCGCGGCTGCGCAAACTCCTCGCCGGCGCGGACGGCGAGGTCTCGATCACGACCCGGCCCCCGGGATACGTGCTGCACACCGACGCGGGCAACGTGGACGCCGCACTCTTCACCGGCCTCGTCTTACGGGCCCGCCGACTGCGCGAGCGCGGCGAACTCGACCAGGCCGTACGGCTGCTGAGGGACGCGGTGACGCTGTGGCAGGGCGACTGCCTGTCCGGCCTCGACAGCGGCCCGCTGGCGAACAAGGCGCGACAGCTCAACGAGGAACGTCTGACCGCCGTCGAACTCCGCATCCAACTGGAGCTCGAACTCGGACGGTACGACGGACTCGTGGGCGAACTGCAGAGGCTCACCCACGAACACCCGCTGCGGGAGAAGCTGCGCGGCCAGCTGATCCAGGCCCTGTACTGGTCGGGACGGCAGGCCGAGGCCCTGGAGGCCTTCCGCACCGCCCGACGGTTCCTCGCCGAGGAACTCGGGCTCGAACCCAGCAGGGAGCTCAGGGAACTGGAGTCGGCGATCCTCGCCGGCCGGCTCTCCGCGCCCGCTCCCGTACGCGTACCGGGGGACAGGGCCGAGGAGGAGACGGCGGGAGCGAAGCCCGAGGAGGACCCCGAACCGGCCGCCGCCCCGCCGTCCCCGGAGGCCCTGCGCCAGGACGCCGTACCGCACCAGCTTCCCGCCGCCGTCGCCGACTTCGTGTCCGATCCCGGCCGGCTCGCCGCACTGGAGGAAGCGCTGACCGGGCGGCCGGGCCGCACCACGGTGGGGCTCGCCGCGATCACGGGCAAGCCCGGCACCGGCAAGTCGACGCTCGCCGTGCACGTCGCCCACATGCTCTCCGAGACCGGCTTCCCCGACGGCCAGCTCTACTGCGACCTGCGCGGGACGACCGGCACCCCGGCCACCCCCGAGGAGGTCCTGGGCCGGTTCCTGCGCGCGCTCGGCATCCCCGGCCAGCTGATCCCGGAATCCCTGGACGAGCGCGCCGAGATGTACCGCACCCGACTGGCCTCCCGCCGCGTCCTCGTCGTCCTCGACGACGCCGCCGGCGAGGGCCAGGTGCTGCCGCTGCTGCCCGGCAGCCGGGGCTGTGCCGTCCTCGTCACCGGCCGCGCCCGCCTCACCGCCCTGCCCGGCGCGCACCGGGTCGAACTCGACGTGCTCGCCGAGGACCAGGCGCTCGAACTGCTGTCCAGGATCGTCGGGCGGGAACGCGTCGCGGGCGAGGCCGCGGCCGCGGAGGCCCTGGTCCGCACGGTCGGACGACTCCCGCTGGCCCTGCGGATCGTCGCCGCCCGGCTCGCGGCCCGCCCGCACTGGACCCTGGCGTCCATGGTGCAGCGCCTGGCCAACGAGCGGCACCGGCTCGACGAACTGACCCACGGCGAGATGACGATGCGCGCCAGCCTGTCGCTGACCTACGAGGGCCTGGCGCCGGAGGACCGCCGACTGCTGCGGCTCCTGAGCATGGCGCAGGCACCGACCCTGCCGAGCTGGCTGGCGGGTGCGCTGCTCGACGACCGCCGCCCCTTCCCCTCGGACCTGATGGAACCGCTGGTCGACGTGCAGATGCTGGACGTCGCCGGAGTGGAGCGGACCGGCGGCTTCCGGTACCGCTTCCACGAGATCATCCGCGTGTACGCGCGGGAACAGCTGGCGGCCCACCACACGCCCGAGGCACGACAGGAGGCGCTCGCCCGGATGGCGGGCGGCTGGATGCACCTCGCCCAGCAGGCCCACCGCAAGGTGTACGGCGGGGACTTCACCGTCCTGCACGGCGACGCGCCCCGCTGGGAACCCCCGGCCTCCTACACGGACGAGGTGCTCGCCGACCCGCTGGCCTGGCTCGACGCCGAACAGGCCTCCCTGTGCGGCATGGTCGAACACACCGCCCACGCCGGTCTCCACGACCTCAGCTGGAACCTCGCGACCTCGCTCGTCACGCTCTTCGAGGTGCGCGGCCACTACGACCTGTGGGAGCAGACCCACCTGAGCGCGCTGGCCGCCGTCCGCAAGGCCGGAAACCTGCGGGGAACCGCCGCGATCCGGGCGTCGCTCGGCTCGCTCTACATGAGCCGCAACCAGTTCGACACGGCCCGGCAGGCGCTGAACTCGGCGCTCGACGTCTTCCAGGCGCTGGACGAGCCGATGGGCGAGGCGCTGTGCCGACGCGACATGGCGCTCATCGCACGCACGAACGGCGACGACTCCGCGGCCCTGGAGCTGTACCGGCGGTCCCTGGCCGACTTCGACCGGGCGGGCGACGTGGTGGGCCGCGCGATCGTCCTGACCCAGAGCGCGCACATCCGGATGCGGCAGGGCGAGATCGCGGAGGCACAGAGCCAGCTGGACGAGGCGCTCGACATCTACGAAGGAGTCGGTTACACGGGCGGCCGGGCGCGAACACTGCGGCGCGTCGGGCAGCTGCTGCTCGAACAGGGCCGCAGCGACCTGGCGGTCCTGACCTTCACGGAGGTGCTGGAGCTCTGCCGGGATTCCGGCGACGTCATCGGGGAGGGCCATCTGCTCCGCGACCTGGGGCACGCCTTCGTCATCATGGGCCGTCCCGACCGGGCCAGGGACTTCTACGACCGCGCGGTGGCCGCGCGGGAGGGCGTCATGGATTTTAGCGGTGGCGCGCTGGCGCGCCTTGACCTCGCCCGTCTCCTCGACGCGGAGCCCGGACGTTCCCGGGAGTTGCTCGTCCCTGCGGTCGAGGTGTTCCGCGAGCGGCGGATGGGGCGGGAACTCGCCGAGGCGGAGAGGCTGCTCGCGACCGGCTGCTGA
- a CDS encoding helix-turn-helix domain-containing protein has product MTTGLSPEDTVTATAALGTLIRGHRLRIGLTQQELADLSTISVRAIRDLEKGKAQRPRADTIRLIADGLRLGPRARTALEDAVRRGHGHRGGVGPGDLAAERPAPPVPLHPLIERAAESTVLTEELRSGAERLITVVGLSGVGKTRLALEAAARLHDAGFPILWHTAPGAVADCLPACDDRPAALAADCAAFLHGDGRADDLAPELAGVLGARAVLLVLDGVDTALLDFHRLSRLLRELPGLRLLVTADEPWNVPGERLFLLSPLEAPDPSDGLRPDAPAARFFLSRLRHVRPDIVPDERVLADIAWVSHRLDGHPLALAAAASWLTVCDLTTLRGIVESDPAPLLDHLADGRSGSRLRERVARTLAALPDGHRQLIGALCAASEAEFVLEDVVRLTGMPLPHCGRMVRDLLVSGVIRSGTDGGRSAFRVLSVVRALAADTTATATAIASATATATATATPTTTTTTTTTASATATATMTPFPTATASATTVRAPVR; this is encoded by the coding sequence ATGACGACCGGTCTCTCCCCGGAGGACACCGTGACGGCCACCGCCGCACTCGGCACCCTCATACGCGGCCACCGGCTCCGCATCGGCCTGACCCAGCAGGAACTGGCGGACCTCTCCACCATCAGCGTCCGCGCCATCCGCGACCTGGAGAAGGGAAAGGCACAGCGGCCGAGAGCCGACACGATCCGGCTGATAGCCGACGGCCTGCGCCTGGGCCCCCGGGCCCGCACCGCCCTCGAGGACGCGGTGCGGCGCGGACACGGACACCGGGGCGGTGTCGGGCCCGGCGACCTCGCCGCCGAGCGGCCGGCCCCACCCGTACCGCTGCACCCGCTGATCGAGAGAGCCGCCGAATCCACCGTCCTCACCGAGGAGCTGCGCTCCGGAGCCGAACGCCTGATCACCGTCGTCGGACTGAGCGGCGTCGGCAAGACGAGACTGGCCCTGGAGGCGGCGGCCCGGCTGCACGACGCCGGCTTCCCGATCCTGTGGCACACCGCCCCCGGAGCGGTCGCCGACTGCCTGCCGGCCTGCGACGACCGGCCCGCCGCACTGGCGGCCGACTGCGCCGCCTTCCTCCACGGCGACGGCCGGGCCGACGACCTGGCCCCCGAACTGGCCGGCGTGCTCGGCGCCCGCGCGGTGCTCCTCGTCCTCGACGGCGTCGACACCGCACTGCTCGACTTCCACCGCCTGAGCCGGCTGCTGCGCGAGCTGCCCGGACTCCGCCTCCTCGTCACCGCCGACGAACCCTGGAACGTCCCCGGCGAACGCCTCTTCCTCCTCTCCCCGCTGGAGGCGCCGGACCCCTCCGACGGCCTCCGCCCCGACGCGCCCGCGGCCCGGTTCTTCCTCAGCAGGCTCCGCCACGTCCGCCCCGACATCGTTCCCGACGAGCGCGTCCTCGCCGACATCGCCTGGGTCAGCCACCGGCTCGACGGCCATCCGCTCGCGCTCGCCGCGGCGGCCTCCTGGCTCACCGTCTGCGACCTGACCACCCTGCGCGGCATCGTCGAGTCCGACCCGGCGCCCCTGCTCGACCACCTCGCCGACGGCCGGTCCGGCTCCCGACTCCGCGAGCGCGTCGCCCGTACGCTCGCCGCGCTCCCCGACGGCCACCGGCAGCTGATCGGCGCGCTGTGCGCCGCGAGCGAGGCCGAATTCGTCCTGGAGGACGTCGTCCGGCTGACCGGCATGCCCCTGCCGCACTGCGGCCGCATGGTCCGCGACCTGCTGGTCAGCGGCGTGATCCGGTCCGGCACGGACGGCGGCCGCTCCGCGTTCCGCGTGCTGAGCGTGGTGCGCGCCCTCGCGGCGGACACCACGGCGACGGCGACGGCGATCGCTTCCGCGACGGCGACGGCGACGGCGACGGCGACGCCGACC